From one Excalfactoria chinensis isolate bCotChi1 chromosome 9, bCotChi1.hap2, whole genome shotgun sequence genomic stretch:
- the SPHKAP gene encoding A-kinase anchor protein SPHKAP isoform X5, translating to MQEVAEHQGNSTDSSGSSLGSTVTACKKILCSNSLLESTDYWLQNQRTPCQIGFLEDKSESNCASVCFVNLDANRDDCSNEQVKQKLISVSPNLPKLISSMNVQPPKENEIVLLSGLTSGNLQADYEVPQCPWQADVCLVQCARGDRKNSASCIIFEINKFLIGLELVQERQLQIEAHVSKPEDDTNCSVSSIEEDFLTASEHLEEENEADEYKTVAHEKISVSEASPDVRKNKGKGFESLHYRKARLPLILEGNCVNEDNTASKVSEAVHGVAEDSISRPEDKAEQEILGQKELVGRASSSLSSEDLTNNVENSCSVNVLDASLTKMAKEETGPLYDSTAKPSGKAEAEDCAGVRRSNPPLQNEQAATGQYATNLAESVLQDAFIRLSQSQPTFSEEAAVSISVGSSCKSKDASASRSWNELPKIVIVQSPDSSENVPDWPGSAFPNLCHWTETESSEVSDYFEEDHSNGQSQSALEMALACAATVIGTISSPQAAEKFRRDQEATDSKSETVDNEDLHTNSSQLLEDCTSTEYSFPSALCGMTQVASAVAVCGLGETKEEKYPATSSGLLSAAETSAAITLHCSIAVGSSMENLNDSIAEALLKEASIILTKPNTYKNVGHFMESINGRIIETAARPRIPHSDEVIRDELAQNLSNIILRHSIEEVRKKRELQSHSENGSSTQDIFMETANELLFNVIYFTCKKMNDIRQVEECSPLFSEGLKGKKVTRVEGWPTQATACETSRRTLDHSAINPFDTSYSASKDTENGISTKKINMRDVNSNENATVNSELTSRAIGHNALVAKTSPKKRYLKRTTRDCYKSPNQSNIQKKRDYRSFSDRESTFANNECRHGVQDQLPSSVVVNVENQAKHKCDAELSDEVQVSLSLLGNHVLLPSQPVLQVKNSRDKYCITDFAEELAETVVSMATEIAAICLENSNGKQPWFCAWKKGNEYLVTQSISCRTMKRKKETHANGSVVRKHRAPRLSEIKRKTDEHPELKERLMNRVVDESINLEDTPDSVSIFANEVAAKIMNLTELSMVDSIWQGPNHPRNRLHCERWSRAKASSCESIPEEDIDSKVSINTLGLMNAFGQPMSQTSSVSKQSSCESITDEFSRFMVNQMENEGRGFDLLLDYYAGKNANSILTSALQQVAKKNGHLNVRPSCPSKQSSTESITEEFYRYMLKEIEKENKDNASSPRSSKDWCGSLLSPSLRSPFCFRQSSVPDGRSSGSRLTVNIPVKANSLDGFAQHHQDSLSVQPVSTVASSGLCKSDSCLYQRCKTDQITDMLIHETWASSIESLMRKNKIITDEAEVTEVDHFHSDSPPHVQQYANRLAADIVENGKNLIVVQQDAFDSASQEHVLESKHPQGAAQIQVEPRRGGINLDEQKEHMKNSECLPAGQHREVPLIQIETDQRDESDKDSESLTLHELSEKEHQGKEKPPEVYTGKHMVSSTLLNSKSTQSKPDAEITGETKAAEEFPTHLSSSEESTGSWSQLANDEDNPDDTSSYLQLSERSLSNGNSSTTSSLGIMDLEIYQENVPPSPVINDLVEEKVFLKEQTDNTEESTSGLSVGTANYQKELLVINFDLEPECPNAELRATLQWIAASELGIPTIYFKKSQENRIEKFLDVVQLVQRKAWKVGDIFHAVVQYCKLSEESKEKTPSLFDWLLELG from the exons gtttgttttgtgaattTAGATGCAAACAGAGATGATTGCAGCAATGAACAAGTGAAACAG AAATTGATCAGCGTCTCTCCAAATCTCCCTAAACTCATCAGTTCTATGAATGTACAACCcccaaaggaaaatgaaatagtcCTGCTGAGCGGATTAACATCAGGAAATCTTCAGGCTGATTATGAAGTTCCCCAG TGTCCTTGGCAGGCAGATGTCTGCTTGGTTCAGTGTGCGAGGGGAGACAGGAAGAACAGTGCAAGCTGCATCATCTTTGAAATAAACAAGTTTCTGATTGGGCTTGAGCTTGTTCAGGAGAGACAGCTGCAGATAGAAGCTCATGTCTCAAAGCCTGAGGATGACACAAACTGCTCAGTGTCCTCAATAGAAGAAGATTTCCTCACAGCATCTGAGCATCTCGAGGAGGAAAACGAGGCTGATGAATATAAAACTg tagcCCATGAGAAAATAAGTGTTTCAGAAGCATCTCCTGatgtcagaaaaaataaaggaaaaggatttgAAAGCCTCCACTACAGAAAAGCCAGGTTGCCATTAATTCTTGAAGGGAATTGCGTTAATGAAGATAATACAGCTAGTAAAGTCTCTGAAGCTGTACATGGTGTGGCTGAAGATAGCATCTCACGACCTGAAGATAAGGCAGAGCAGGAAATCCTGGGTCAAAAGGAATTAGTGGGAAGAGCTTCATCATCCCTCAGCAGTGAGGATTTGACTAACAATGTTGAAAATTCCTGCTCAGTGAATGTATTAGATGCATCTTTAACCAAAATGGCTAAAGAGGAGACGGGGCCTCTTTATGACTCTACAGCAAAACCCAGTGGTAAGGCAGAAGCAGAGGATTGTGCAGGTGTTAGGAGAAGCAACCCCCCCTTGCAAAACGAGCAAGCAGCTACAGGTCAGTATGCTACAAATCTAGCAGAATCTGTTCTGCAAGATGCGTTCATTAGACTTTCACAGTCTCAACCCACTTTCAGTGAGGAGGCTGCAGTCAGCATCTCCGTAGGAAGCTCCTGCAAGTCAAAAGATGCATCTGCTTCTCGATCATGGAACGAACTTCCAAAGATTGTCATAGTGCAAAGTCCAGACAGCAGTGAGAATGTGCCAGACTGGCCAGGGTCTGCCTTCCCAAACCTGTGCCACTGGACTGAAACAGAGAGTTCTGAAGTTTCAGATTACTTTGAAGAAGACCATTCAAACGGACAAAGCCAGAGCGCTCTGGAGATGGCTCTGGCTTGTGCAGCAACTGTCATTGGAACCATTTCAAGTCCCCAGGCAGCAGAAAAATTCAGAAGGGATCAAGAAGCCACAGACTCCAAAAGTGAAACAGTTGATAATGAAGATCTACACACAAATTCTTCACAGCTACTTGAAGACTGTACTAGCACAGAATATTCATTTCCATCTGCGCTGTGTGGCATGACTCAAGTAGCAAGTGCTGTAGCAGTCTGTGGTCTGGgggaaacaaaggaagagaagtACCCTGCAACTTCGAGTgggctgctgtctgcagctgagACTTCTGCAGCCATTACACTTCATTGTAGCATAGCTGTAGGAAGCAGCATGGAAAACCTGAATGATAGCATTGCAGAGGCCCTTCTCAAAGAGGCATCGATAATTTTGACAAAACCTAATACATACAAAAATGTAGGGCATTTTATGGAATCTATAAATGGAAGAATTATTGAAACAGCAGCAAGGCCACGGATTCCACACTCTGATGAAGTAATCAGAGACGAACTGGCACAAAATTTATCCAATATTATTCTACGACATTCTATTGAAGAagtcaggaagaaaagagagctACAGTCCCATTCAGAAAACGGCTCAAGTACACAAGACATTTTCATGGAGACTGCCAATGAGTTGCTTTTTAATGTGATATATTTCACTTGCAAGAAGATGAATGACATAAGGCAAGTTGAAGAGTGTTCCCCTCTCTTTTCTGAAGGCCTGAAAGGCAAGAAGGTAACAAGAGTAGAAGGATGGCCAACACAGGCAACAGCATGTGAAACATCACGCAGAACCCTTGATCATTCTGCTATTAACCCATTTGATACATCCTACAGTGCTAGCAAAGACACCGAAAATGGTATcagcacaaagaaaattaacatgAGAGATGTAAATAGCAACGAAAACGCCACTGTAAATTCAGAGCTAACAAGTAGAGCCATTGGGCATAATGCACTTGTTGCAAAAACATCTCCCAAGAAAAGATACCTGAAAAGAACGACACGAGACTGTTACAAATCCCCAAATCAGAGTAACATCCAGAAGAAGAGAGACTACAGGTCATTTTCAGACAGAGAAAGTACCTTTGCAAACAATGAATGCAGGCATGGTGTTCAAGATCAACTGCCTTCCAGTGTTGTTGTGAACGTGGAAAACCAGGCCAAACATAAGTGCGATGCTGAACTAAGTGATGAAGTCCAAGTTAGCTTGTCTTTGTTAGGAAACCACGTCTTACTTCCTTCTCAGCCTGTGCTACAGGTGAAAAATTCAAGAGACAAATACTGTATAACAGATTTTGCAGAAGAACTGGCAGAAACAGTGGTCTCTATGGCAACAGAAATAGCTGCCATTTGTCTTGAAAATTCAAATGGGAAGCAGCCCTGGTTCTGTGCATGGAAGAAAGGCAATGAATATCTGGTGACCCAGAGTATATCATGCAGAactatgaaaaggaaaaaggaaaccCATGCTAATGGCTCGGTTGTTCGGAAGCACAGGGCACCTCGACTTAgtgagataaaaagaaagacagatgaGCATCCTGAGCTAAAGGAAAGGTTGATGAATCGAGTAGTAGATGAATCTATAAACCTTGAGGACACACCAGATTCTGTCAGTATCTTTGCAAATGAAGTGGCTGCAAAGATCATGAACCTCACTGAACTCTCCATGGTTGACAGCATCTGGCAGGGCCCAAACCATCCCAGGAACAGGCTGCACTGCGAAAGATGGAGCCGAGCCAAGGCCTCAAGCTGCGAGAGCATACCAGAGGAGGACATAGATTCCAAAGTCTCTATCAATACTCTAGGCCTAATGAACGCCTTTGGTCAGCCTATGAGCCAGACAAGTTCTGTCTCAAAGCAGTCTAGTTGTGAAAGCATTACAGATGAGTTTTCAAGATTTATGGTGAaccaaatggaaaatgaaggaagaggCTTTGATTTATTACTTGATTATTATGCGGggaaaaatgcaaacagcatcTTGACTTCTGCTTTGCAACAGGTTGCTAAGAAAAATGGTCATCTTAATGTACGACCAAGTTGCCCATCCAAGCAGTCCAGCACAGAAAGCATaacagaagaattttacaggtatatgctgaaagaaatagaaaaagaaaataaagataatgcATCTTCCCCTCGGAGTTCAAAGGACTGGTGTGGCAGTTTGCTATCACCCTCTCTGCGATCACCTTTTTGCTTTAGACAGTCCTCAGTGCCTGATGGCAGATCATCAGGTTCTAGACTAACAGTTAACATCCCAGTCAAGGCAAATTCATTAGATGGATTTGCCCAGCATCACCAGGATTCCTTAAGTGTACAGCCAGTCAGTACTGTGGCTTCTTCAGGTCTTTGCAAGTCTGACTCATGTCTGTACCAAAGATGCAAGACTGACCAGATAACAGATATGTTGATTCACGAGACATGGGCAAGCTCTATTGAATCTCTAATGCgcaaaaacaaaatcataacAGATGAGGCAGAAGTTACAGAGGTAGATCATTTTCACAGCGATTCCCCACCACATGTACAGCAGTACGCAAACAGACTGGCTGCAGATATTGTTGAAAATGGTAAAAATTTAATTGTTGTCCAGCAGGATGCTTTTGATTCTGCAAGCCAAGAACACGTGCTGGAAAGCAAACATCCCCAGGGTGCAGCTCAGATTCAAGTAGAACCCAGAAGGGGTGGAATAAATTTGGATGAGCAAAAGGAGCACATGAAGAACTCTGAGTGCCTCCCTGCTGGTCAGCACAGGGAAGTGCCTTTAATTCAGATAGAAACTGATCAACGAGACGAATCAGATAAAGACTCTGAGTCCTTAACTTTACACGAGCTTTCTGAAAAGGAGCATCAAGGCAAGGAAAAGCCTCCAGAAGTTTACACTGGGAAGCACATGGTTTCCAGTACCCTACTGAATAG CAAAAGCACTCAGAGCAAACCAGATGCTGAAATCacaggagaaacaaaagcagctgaagaatTTCCAACACACCTCAGCAGCAGCGAAGAAAGCACTGGCAGCTGGTCCCAGCTTGCCAACGATGAAGACAATCCTGATGACACAAGTAGCTACTTACAACTCAGCGAACGATCCCTGAG CAATGGCAACAGCAGTACAACTAGCAGTCTTGGCATTATGGACCTGGAAATTTATCAGGAGAACGTTCCACCTTCTCCTGTGATTAA TGACTTAGTAGAAGAAAAGGTTTTCCTTAAAGAACAGACAGATAATACAGAGG AAAGTACTTCTGGGCTCTCAGTGGGAACAGCCAATTATCAGAAAGAACTCCTGGTGATTAATTTTGATCTGGAACCAGAATGCCCCAACGCAGAGCTGCGAGCCACCCTGCAGTGGATAGCCGCTTCCGAACTTGGAATCCCAAccatctattttaaaaaatctcagGAAAACAGAATTGAAAAG TTTTTAGATGTTGTGCAGCTAGTTCAACGGAAGGCCTGGAAAGTGGGTGACATCTTTCATGCTGTGGTGCAGTACTGCAAGCTCAGTGAGGAGAGCAAAGAGAAGACACCAAGCCTGTTTGATTGGCTCCTTGAACTGGGCTAG
- the SPHKAP gene encoding A-kinase anchor protein SPHKAP isoform X3 yields MAGRPPPSNFESSLMQEVAEHQGNSTDSSGSSLGSTVTACKKILCSNSLLESTDYWLQNQRTPCQIGFLEDKSESNCASVCFVNLDANRDDCSNEQVKQKLISVSPNLPKLISSMNVQPPKENEIVLLSGLTSGNLQADYEVPQCPWQADVCLVQCARGDRKNSASCIIFEINKFLIGLELVQERQLQIEAHVSKPEDDTNCSVSSIEEDFLTASEHLEEENEADEYKTVAHEKISVSEASPDVRKNKGKGFESLHYRKARLPLILEGNCVNEDNTASKVSEAVHGVAEDSISRPEDKAEQEILGQKELVGRASSSLSSEDLTNNVENSCSVNVLDASLTKMAKEETGPLYDSTAKPSGKAEAEDCAGVRRSNPPLQNEQAATGQYATNLAESVLQDAFIRLSQSQPTFSEEAAVSISVGSSCKSKDASASRSWNELPKIVIVQSPDSSENVPDWPGSAFPNLCHWTETESSEVSDYFEEDHSNGQSQSALEMALACAATVIGTISSPQAAEKFRRDQEATDSKSETVDNEDLHTNSSQLLEDCTSTEYSFPSALCGMTQVASAVAVCGLGETKEEKYPATSSGLLSAAETSAAITLHCSIAVGSSMENLNDSIAEALLKEASIILTKPNTYKNVGHFMESINGRIIETAARPRIPHSDEVIRDELAQNLSNIILRHSIEEVRKKRELQSHSENGSSTQDIFMETANELLFNVIYFTCKKMNDIRQVEECSPLFSEGLKGKKVTRVEGWPTQATACETSRRTLDHSAINPFDTSYSASKDTENGISTKKINMRDVNSNENATVNSELTSRAIGHNALVAKTSPKKRYLKRTTRDCYKSPNQSNIQKKRDYRSFSDRESTFANNECRHGVQDQLPSSVVVNVENQAKHKCDAELSDEVQVSLSLLGNHVLLPSQPVLQVKNSRDKYCITDFAEELAETVVSMATEIAAICLENSNGKQPWFCAWKKGNEYLVTQSISCRTMKRKKETHANGSVVRKHRAPRLSEIKRKTDEHPELKERLMNRVVDESINLEDTPDSVSIFANEVAAKIMNLTELSMVDSIWQGPNHPRNRLHCERWSRAKASSCESIPEEDIDSKVSINTLGLMNAFGQPMSQTSSVSKQSSCESITDEFSRFMVNQMENEGRGFDLLLDYYAGKNANSILTSALQQVAKKNGHLNVRPSCPSKQSSTESITEEFYRYMLKEIEKENKDNASSPRSSKDWCGSLLSPSLRSPFCFRQSSVPDGRSSGSRLTVNIPVKANSLDGFAQHHQDSLSVQPVSTVASSGLCKSDSCLYQRCKTDQITDMLIHETWASSIESLMRKNKIITDEAEVTEVDHFHSDSPPHVQQYANRLAADIVENGKNLIVVQQDAFDSASQEHVLESKHPQGAAQIQVEPRRGGINLDEQKEHMKNSECLPAGQHREVPLIQIETDQRDESDKDSESLTLHELSEKEHQGKEKPPEVYTGKHMVSSTLLNSKSTQSKPDAEITGETKAAEEFPTHLSSSEESTGSWSQLANDEDNPDDTSSYLQLSERSLSNGNSSTTSSLGIMDLEIYQENVPPSPVINDLVEEKVFLKEQTDNTEESTSGLSVGTANYQKELLVINFDLEPECPNAELRATLQWIAASELGIPTIYFKKSQENRIEKFLDVVQLVQRKAWKVGDIFHAVVQYCKLSEESKEKTPSLFDWLLELG; encoded by the exons gtttgttttgtgaattTAGATGCAAACAGAGATGATTGCAGCAATGAACAAGTGAAACAG AAATTGATCAGCGTCTCTCCAAATCTCCCTAAACTCATCAGTTCTATGAATGTACAACCcccaaaggaaaatgaaatagtcCTGCTGAGCGGATTAACATCAGGAAATCTTCAGGCTGATTATGAAGTTCCCCAG TGTCCTTGGCAGGCAGATGTCTGCTTGGTTCAGTGTGCGAGGGGAGACAGGAAGAACAGTGCAAGCTGCATCATCTTTGAAATAAACAAGTTTCTGATTGGGCTTGAGCTTGTTCAGGAGAGACAGCTGCAGATAGAAGCTCATGTCTCAAAGCCTGAGGATGACACAAACTGCTCAGTGTCCTCAATAGAAGAAGATTTCCTCACAGCATCTGAGCATCTCGAGGAGGAAAACGAGGCTGATGAATATAAAACTg tagcCCATGAGAAAATAAGTGTTTCAGAAGCATCTCCTGatgtcagaaaaaataaaggaaaaggatttgAAAGCCTCCACTACAGAAAAGCCAGGTTGCCATTAATTCTTGAAGGGAATTGCGTTAATGAAGATAATACAGCTAGTAAAGTCTCTGAAGCTGTACATGGTGTGGCTGAAGATAGCATCTCACGACCTGAAGATAAGGCAGAGCAGGAAATCCTGGGTCAAAAGGAATTAGTGGGAAGAGCTTCATCATCCCTCAGCAGTGAGGATTTGACTAACAATGTTGAAAATTCCTGCTCAGTGAATGTATTAGATGCATCTTTAACCAAAATGGCTAAAGAGGAGACGGGGCCTCTTTATGACTCTACAGCAAAACCCAGTGGTAAGGCAGAAGCAGAGGATTGTGCAGGTGTTAGGAGAAGCAACCCCCCCTTGCAAAACGAGCAAGCAGCTACAGGTCAGTATGCTACAAATCTAGCAGAATCTGTTCTGCAAGATGCGTTCATTAGACTTTCACAGTCTCAACCCACTTTCAGTGAGGAGGCTGCAGTCAGCATCTCCGTAGGAAGCTCCTGCAAGTCAAAAGATGCATCTGCTTCTCGATCATGGAACGAACTTCCAAAGATTGTCATAGTGCAAAGTCCAGACAGCAGTGAGAATGTGCCAGACTGGCCAGGGTCTGCCTTCCCAAACCTGTGCCACTGGACTGAAACAGAGAGTTCTGAAGTTTCAGATTACTTTGAAGAAGACCATTCAAACGGACAAAGCCAGAGCGCTCTGGAGATGGCTCTGGCTTGTGCAGCAACTGTCATTGGAACCATTTCAAGTCCCCAGGCAGCAGAAAAATTCAGAAGGGATCAAGAAGCCACAGACTCCAAAAGTGAAACAGTTGATAATGAAGATCTACACACAAATTCTTCACAGCTACTTGAAGACTGTACTAGCACAGAATATTCATTTCCATCTGCGCTGTGTGGCATGACTCAAGTAGCAAGTGCTGTAGCAGTCTGTGGTCTGGgggaaacaaaggaagagaagtACCCTGCAACTTCGAGTgggctgctgtctgcagctgagACTTCTGCAGCCATTACACTTCATTGTAGCATAGCTGTAGGAAGCAGCATGGAAAACCTGAATGATAGCATTGCAGAGGCCCTTCTCAAAGAGGCATCGATAATTTTGACAAAACCTAATACATACAAAAATGTAGGGCATTTTATGGAATCTATAAATGGAAGAATTATTGAAACAGCAGCAAGGCCACGGATTCCACACTCTGATGAAGTAATCAGAGACGAACTGGCACAAAATTTATCCAATATTATTCTACGACATTCTATTGAAGAagtcaggaagaaaagagagctACAGTCCCATTCAGAAAACGGCTCAAGTACACAAGACATTTTCATGGAGACTGCCAATGAGTTGCTTTTTAATGTGATATATTTCACTTGCAAGAAGATGAATGACATAAGGCAAGTTGAAGAGTGTTCCCCTCTCTTTTCTGAAGGCCTGAAAGGCAAGAAGGTAACAAGAGTAGAAGGATGGCCAACACAGGCAACAGCATGTGAAACATCACGCAGAACCCTTGATCATTCTGCTATTAACCCATTTGATACATCCTACAGTGCTAGCAAAGACACCGAAAATGGTATcagcacaaagaaaattaacatgAGAGATGTAAATAGCAACGAAAACGCCACTGTAAATTCAGAGCTAACAAGTAGAGCCATTGGGCATAATGCACTTGTTGCAAAAACATCTCCCAAGAAAAGATACCTGAAAAGAACGACACGAGACTGTTACAAATCCCCAAATCAGAGTAACATCCAGAAGAAGAGAGACTACAGGTCATTTTCAGACAGAGAAAGTACCTTTGCAAACAATGAATGCAGGCATGGTGTTCAAGATCAACTGCCTTCCAGTGTTGTTGTGAACGTGGAAAACCAGGCCAAACATAAGTGCGATGCTGAACTAAGTGATGAAGTCCAAGTTAGCTTGTCTTTGTTAGGAAACCACGTCTTACTTCCTTCTCAGCCTGTGCTACAGGTGAAAAATTCAAGAGACAAATACTGTATAACAGATTTTGCAGAAGAACTGGCAGAAACAGTGGTCTCTATGGCAACAGAAATAGCTGCCATTTGTCTTGAAAATTCAAATGGGAAGCAGCCCTGGTTCTGTGCATGGAAGAAAGGCAATGAATATCTGGTGACCCAGAGTATATCATGCAGAactatgaaaaggaaaaaggaaaccCATGCTAATGGCTCGGTTGTTCGGAAGCACAGGGCACCTCGACTTAgtgagataaaaagaaagacagatgaGCATCCTGAGCTAAAGGAAAGGTTGATGAATCGAGTAGTAGATGAATCTATAAACCTTGAGGACACACCAGATTCTGTCAGTATCTTTGCAAATGAAGTGGCTGCAAAGATCATGAACCTCACTGAACTCTCCATGGTTGACAGCATCTGGCAGGGCCCAAACCATCCCAGGAACAGGCTGCACTGCGAAAGATGGAGCCGAGCCAAGGCCTCAAGCTGCGAGAGCATACCAGAGGAGGACATAGATTCCAAAGTCTCTATCAATACTCTAGGCCTAATGAACGCCTTTGGTCAGCCTATGAGCCAGACAAGTTCTGTCTCAAAGCAGTCTAGTTGTGAAAGCATTACAGATGAGTTTTCAAGATTTATGGTGAaccaaatggaaaatgaaggaagaggCTTTGATTTATTACTTGATTATTATGCGGggaaaaatgcaaacagcatcTTGACTTCTGCTTTGCAACAGGTTGCTAAGAAAAATGGTCATCTTAATGTACGACCAAGTTGCCCATCCAAGCAGTCCAGCACAGAAAGCATaacagaagaattttacaggtatatgctgaaagaaatagaaaaagaaaataaagataatgcATCTTCCCCTCGGAGTTCAAAGGACTGGTGTGGCAGTTTGCTATCACCCTCTCTGCGATCACCTTTTTGCTTTAGACAGTCCTCAGTGCCTGATGGCAGATCATCAGGTTCTAGACTAACAGTTAACATCCCAGTCAAGGCAAATTCATTAGATGGATTTGCCCAGCATCACCAGGATTCCTTAAGTGTACAGCCAGTCAGTACTGTGGCTTCTTCAGGTCTTTGCAAGTCTGACTCATGTCTGTACCAAAGATGCAAGACTGACCAGATAACAGATATGTTGATTCACGAGACATGGGCAAGCTCTATTGAATCTCTAATGCgcaaaaacaaaatcataacAGATGAGGCAGAAGTTACAGAGGTAGATCATTTTCACAGCGATTCCCCACCACATGTACAGCAGTACGCAAACAGACTGGCTGCAGATATTGTTGAAAATGGTAAAAATTTAATTGTTGTCCAGCAGGATGCTTTTGATTCTGCAAGCCAAGAACACGTGCTGGAAAGCAAACATCCCCAGGGTGCAGCTCAGATTCAAGTAGAACCCAGAAGGGGTGGAATAAATTTGGATGAGCAAAAGGAGCACATGAAGAACTCTGAGTGCCTCCCTGCTGGTCAGCACAGGGAAGTGCCTTTAATTCAGATAGAAACTGATCAACGAGACGAATCAGATAAAGACTCTGAGTCCTTAACTTTACACGAGCTTTCTGAAAAGGAGCATCAAGGCAAGGAAAAGCCTCCAGAAGTTTACACTGGGAAGCACATGGTTTCCAGTACCCTACTGAATAG CAAAAGCACTCAGAGCAAACCAGATGCTGAAATCacaggagaaacaaaagcagctgaagaatTTCCAACACACCTCAGCAGCAGCGAAGAAAGCACTGGCAGCTGGTCCCAGCTTGCCAACGATGAAGACAATCCTGATGACACAAGTAGCTACTTACAACTCAGCGAACGATCCCTGAG CAATGGCAACAGCAGTACAACTAGCAGTCTTGGCATTATGGACCTGGAAATTTATCAGGAGAACGTTCCACCTTCTCCTGTGATTAA TGACTTAGTAGAAGAAAAGGTTTTCCTTAAAGAACAGACAGATAATACAGAGG AAAGTACTTCTGGGCTCTCAGTGGGAACAGCCAATTATCAGAAAGAACTCCTGGTGATTAATTTTGATCTGGAACCAGAATGCCCCAACGCAGAGCTGCGAGCCACCCTGCAGTGGATAGCCGCTTCCGAACTTGGAATCCCAAccatctattttaaaaaatctcagGAAAACAGAATTGAAAAG TTTTTAGATGTTGTGCAGCTAGTTCAACGGAAGGCCTGGAAAGTGGGTGACATCTTTCATGCTGTGGTGCAGTACTGCAAGCTCAGTGAGGAGAGCAAAGAGAAGACACCAAGCCTGTTTGATTGGCTCCTTGAACTGGGCTAG